One Roseimaritima multifibrata DNA window includes the following coding sequences:
- a CDS encoding DUF2267 domain-containing protein, protein MITRVGLMIIRKSRRYTTVPGHKTMTNPIIYPNVHGSEEFRVLLETDDPSQNTKKDKARRNIPVLASTVQKSKHWIQEVMTELQWDDAQKTYHGMRAVLHALRDRLTLHETADFAAQLPMLIRGMFYEGWQPDRVPVKDRTKEAFLSHIFKAFPGDQSVNPEELTHAVLLVVARHVSEGEIEDITEILPKPLRELFPETSK, encoded by the coding sequence ATGATTACTCGCGTCGGCTTGATGATCATCCGTAAATCCAGACGCTACACCACCGTCCCAGGGCACAAAACCATGACCAACCCCATCATCTACCCAAACGTTCACGGGTCCGAAGAGTTCCGCGTCCTTCTGGAAACCGATGATCCAAGTCAGAACACCAAGAAAGATAAAGCCCGTCGCAACATTCCCGTCCTCGCATCGACGGTCCAGAAATCGAAACACTGGATCCAAGAGGTCATGACCGAATTGCAGTGGGACGATGCACAGAAAACGTACCACGGCATGCGCGCTGTACTGCACGCTCTCCGTGACCGATTGACCTTACATGAGACCGCCGACTTTGCCGCTCAATTGCCAATGTTAATCCGTGGCATGTTCTATGAAGGCTGGCAACCCGATCGCGTGCCGGTGAAAGACCGGACCAAAGAGGCGTTTCTGAGTCACATTTTCAAGGCATTTCCGGGGGACCAAAGCGTCAACCCCGAAGAACTGACGCACGCCGTCCTTCTTGTCGTCGCCCGCCACGTCAGTGAGGGTGAAATAGAAGACATCACCGAAATTCTCCCCAAACCACTGCGGGAATTGTTTCCAGAAACATCCAAGTAA
- a CDS encoding cupin domain-containing protein, whose amino-acid sequence MAINHANPAEVIHLQPLGSKIDSTKTYTLFKTDVMEAIRLVMPAGKQIPEHKARGEITVHCLEGAVKFFVGETPHELSAGDMLYLEAGKLHAVEAIEDSTVLVTIFLNKAS is encoded by the coding sequence ATGGCTATCAATCACGCGAACCCTGCCGAAGTCATCCATTTGCAACCACTTGGATCCAAGATCGACAGCACCAAAACCTACACGTTGTTCAAGACCGACGTGATGGAAGCGATTCGGCTGGTGATGCCAGCTGGAAAACAGATCCCCGAACATAAAGCTCGCGGCGAAATCACCGTTCACTGCTTAGAAGGGGCTGTTAAATTCTTTGTCGGCGAAACACCCCACGAACTGTCCGCCGGAGACATGCTTTACCTAGAAGCCGGCAAACTTCACGCGGTGGAAGCGATCGAGGATTCAACGGTGTTGGTAACCATTTTCCTAAACAAAGCGAGCTAG
- a CDS encoding RrF2 family transcriptional regulator, which yields MLPKTAEYALRAVACMSRHPDRPISANLLAEQTKVPRRYLSRVMQDLCTAGMVKSRPGPGGGYELTLSPSRVTILDVINTVASIPRIEKCPLGLKTHTRLCPLHAVLDKAYEATEKAFASVTIQDLLESTNPIVPLCESVSP from the coding sequence ATGCTCCCCAAAACCGCTGAATATGCCCTTCGCGCGGTCGCCTGCATGAGTCGCCACCCCGATCGGCCGATTTCGGCGAACCTGCTGGCCGAACAAACCAAAGTGCCACGGCGCTACTTGTCGCGTGTAATGCAAGATCTCTGCACCGCTGGAATGGTCAAGTCGCGTCCCGGTCCCGGCGGTGGGTACGAACTGACGCTCTCTCCCAGTCGAGTGACAATACTAGACGTCATCAACACCGTCGCGTCGATCCCACGAATCGAAAAATGCCCGCTCGGCCTGAAGACTCACACCCGACTCTGTCCGCTACATGCAGTACTGGACAAAGCCTATGAGGCGACTGAAAAAGCTTTTGCCAGCGTCACGATTCAAGACCTGCTGGAATCGACCAATCCCATCGTTCCGCTTTGCGAAAGCGTTTCTCCATGA
- a CDS encoding YbaN family protein, producing the protein MVEPVRGVKRILYWMLAFLFFALGMIGVVLPGIPTTPFLLLMGYFLLRVSPSLHAKAMAWPVVGGPLRDWRDQGGVRPNVKRLAYTMVAVLVGSTLVFSNLPLSLKAVILGAALFGVSVVARLPVARDDLARIETELKTVRSTFK; encoded by the coding sequence ATGGTTGAACCTGTTCGCGGCGTCAAACGCATCCTGTACTGGATGTTAGCGTTCCTGTTTTTCGCACTGGGGATGATCGGAGTTGTTCTTCCGGGGATTCCAACCACGCCATTCCTGCTGCTGATGGGTTATTTTCTCCTGCGAGTTTCCCCATCGCTGCACGCCAAGGCGATGGCGTGGCCGGTCGTTGGCGGTCCGCTTCGCGACTGGCGAGACCAAGGGGGCGTACGACCAAACGTCAAACGCCTGGCATACACGATGGTCGCGGTTTTGGTCGGATCGACACTTGTGTTTAGCAACCTACCTCTCAGCCTTAAGGCGGTCATTTTGGGTGCCGCCCTCTTCGGCGTTTCGGTTGTCGCCCGTTTGCCTGTCGCCCGCGACGATCTGGCAAGGATTGAAACGGAACTGAAAACGGTACGGTCAACGTTCAAGTGA
- a CDS encoding DUF542 domain-containing protein, whose product MSDPRAGALHADSPVGLWVAKHPETAEVFDMLQIDYCCGGDKPLENACWENGLEVLRVHSLLKQTVAETHDTEHPDWMHASLTELCDRIEQKHHARLKDSLPLLSRLMAEVVALHGEAHEELREVEQHFMTWRDEILTAMAEEERSLFPAIRQYDSEAFTDHSETLTAPLQEMIYRVRFEHADIGEALKKTRSASKNFLAPKDACAKFSQMYQLLRWTEADVRQYVHKEESILFPRVKKRLQG is encoded by the coding sequence ATCTCGGATCCACGTGCCGGCGCGTTACATGCAGACTCTCCTGTCGGGCTCTGGGTCGCTAAGCACCCCGAGACCGCGGAAGTGTTCGACATGTTGCAAATCGACTACTGCTGTGGTGGCGACAAACCACTTGAAAACGCTTGTTGGGAAAATGGACTAGAGGTTTTGCGAGTCCACTCCTTACTGAAGCAGACGGTAGCCGAAACGCACGACACCGAGCACCCGGATTGGATGCATGCATCGCTGACGGAGCTTTGCGACCGTATCGAACAGAAACACCATGCCCGGCTAAAAGACTCGCTACCATTGCTGAGCCGTTTGATGGCGGAGGTCGTCGCTCTTCACGGCGAGGCTCACGAAGAATTGCGAGAGGTAGAGCAGCACTTCATGACATGGCGAGACGAAATCTTGACCGCGATGGCTGAAGAGGAGCGTTCATTGTTTCCCGCAATTCGTCAGTACGATAGCGAAGCGTTTACAGATCACAGCGAAACGCTCACGGCGCCCCTTCAAGAAATGATTTATCGGGTCCGTTTCGAGCACGCCGACATTGGCGAAGCGTTGAAAAAAACTCGAAGTGCGTCAAAGAATTTCTTAGCGCCGAAAGATGCCTGTGCAAAGTTTTCGCAGATGTACCAACTGCTACGGTGGACCGAAGCCGACGTCCGTCAGTATGTCCACAAGGAGGAATCCATACTGTTTCCCCGCGTTAAAAAAAGATTACAAGGCTGA
- a CDS encoding DUF3565 domain-containing protein gives MSDKTDGDQQPIIGYHRDDEGHWVAQLACGHNQHVRHDPPLVHREWVRSPAGRDSMLGFELLCRKCVEDAPADDRPASTGSEDRNG, from the coding sequence ATGAGCGACAAGACCGACGGCGACCAGCAACCGATCATCGGCTACCACCGTGACGACGAAGGTCACTGGGTCGCGCAATTAGCATGCGGACACAACCAGCATGTCCGCCATGACCCGCCATTGGTCCACCGCGAATGGGTCAGATCCCCAGCGGGTCGCGATTCAATGCTGGGCTTCGAACTCCTCTGCAGAAAATGTGTCGAGGATGCCCCAGCAGACGATCGACCAGCATCTACGGGAAGCGAAGATCGAAACGGCTAG
- the hmpA gene encoding NO-inducible flavohemoprotein, with product MLSDKTIRIVKEITPLVAANAETITRRFYERMFEANPEVKAFFNQAHQHTGGQQKALAGAICAYFTHIDNPAVLMPAVEIIAQKHVSLGIKAEHYPIVGSNLLAAIKDVMGEGATDEIIEAVGEAYGFLADIFISRENAICEEQASAPGGWNGTRTFVVSKKIAESDIVTSFYLKPEDEGPLPPFKPGQYITVHIDHPHTPTSPRNYSLSDCASQPHYRISVKREERLSADAPDGLISNHLHDGIEEGHRIELGPPCGEFTIDPATVAKPVVLVAGGIGVTPLLSMAKSIIHANPNAPVYFIQAARNSKVQAFADELANLSDAGPNVHTKVIYDAPLPGDVEAGRCDDTGYVTTELLRGWTPFSEAEFYFCGPKPFMQNLHACLQELGVDEHRVRYEFFGPKEELQPAPSNVAG from the coding sequence ATGCTTAGCGATAAAACGATCCGGATTGTCAAGGAAATCACTCCGTTGGTCGCTGCCAACGCAGAAACCATTACTCGACGGTTTTACGAGCGGATGTTCGAAGCCAATCCGGAAGTGAAGGCCTTTTTCAACCAAGCTCATCAGCACACCGGAGGTCAACAGAAGGCACTCGCCGGTGCGATCTGTGCTTATTTCACTCATATCGACAATCCGGCTGTCTTGATGCCCGCCGTTGAAATCATCGCTCAGAAGCATGTTTCGTTGGGGATCAAAGCGGAGCACTATCCGATTGTTGGCAGCAACCTGCTGGCCGCGATTAAGGATGTGATGGGGGAGGGAGCGACGGACGAAATCATCGAAGCGGTCGGGGAAGCCTACGGGTTCTTGGCCGACATATTCATCAGCCGTGAAAACGCGATTTGCGAAGAGCAAGCGTCCGCTCCGGGCGGCTGGAACGGCACGCGAACGTTTGTCGTGAGCAAAAAAATTGCCGAAAGCGACATCGTGACTTCGTTCTACCTGAAACCCGAAGACGAAGGCCCTCTACCGCCGTTCAAACCCGGTCAGTACATCACCGTTCACATCGACCATCCGCACACGCCGACCTCCCCACGCAACTACAGCTTGTCCGACTGTGCCAGCCAGCCGCACTACCGGATCAGTGTCAAACGTGAAGAAAGGCTTTCGGCCGACGCGCCCGACGGATTGATCTCCAATCACTTGCACGACGGTATCGAAGAGGGGCACCGGATTGAACTTGGACCGCCCTGTGGCGAATTCACCATCGATCCGGCCACGGTTGCGAAACCGGTCGTGTTGGTTGCCGGAGGTATTGGAGTGACGCCGCTATTATCGATGGCTAAATCGATCATTCACGCAAACCCGAACGCACCTGTCTATTTCATCCAAGCAGCTCGTAACAGCAAAGTTCAAGCGTTCGCCGATGAGCTAGCCAATCTGTCGGATGCCGGACCGAACGTGCATACCAAGGTCATCTACGATGCGCCGTTACCCGGTGACGTCGAAGCTGGTCGATGCGATGACACCGGCTACGTCACCACCGAATTGCTTCGCGGCTGGACGCCGTTTTCCGAAGCCGAGTTTTACTTTTGCGGCCCTAAACCGTTCATGCAGAACCTCCACGCATGCCTGCAAGAACTGGGTGTTGACGAACATCGTGTGCGTTACGAATTCTTCGGCCCCAAGGAAGAACTGCAGCCGGCACCGTCAAACGTCGCTGGGTAA
- the sdhB gene encoding succinate dehydrogenase iron-sulfur subunit has product MSQEQFAVRVQRQNDPSQAPYWHTFLLDYEPGLNVTSLLQRIAANPTTIDGAHVAPVAYESGCLEEVCGSCTMRINGRVRQACSALVDHLLKEDPSGIELRPMSQFPVVRDLFVDRYRLFRALEKLQCWVPVDSYDDMGSGPKQSAKQQEQNYPLSQCMSCGCCLDACPQYKEVTIERHKDESEEAFEERRDAELDRHFIGAAAMSQAVLMNSNPIGKVLATSRIEAMTAPGGIQNCGKAGNCQAVCPKEIPLMTSWGRANRSATIHYVKKFFDG; this is encoded by the coding sequence ATGTCGCAAGAACAATTCGCGGTTCGCGTCCAGCGTCAAAATGATCCGTCGCAGGCGCCTTACTGGCATACTTTCCTGTTAGATTACGAACCGGGATTAAACGTCACCAGTCTGCTGCAACGGATCGCAGCAAATCCGACCACCATCGACGGTGCCCATGTGGCTCCGGTCGCGTACGAGTCGGGGTGTTTGGAAGAGGTATGCGGTTCCTGCACGATGCGTATTAACGGTCGTGTACGTCAGGCGTGCTCGGCGTTGGTCGATCATTTACTGAAAGAGGATCCGAGCGGGATTGAACTTCGTCCGATGAGTCAATTCCCGGTCGTGCGAGACCTGTTCGTCGATCGCTATCGGTTGTTCCGAGCCTTAGAAAAACTGCAGTGCTGGGTTCCTGTTGACAGCTATGACGACATGGGGAGCGGACCGAAGCAGTCGGCCAAACAACAAGAACAGAACTACCCGCTAAGCCAATGCATGAGTTGCGGCTGCTGCTTGGACGCCTGTCCTCAATATAAGGAAGTCACGATTGAGCGTCACAAAGACGAATCGGAAGAGGCATTTGAGGAACGCCGCGATGCCGAACTGGATCGCCACTTCATTGGCGCCGCGGCGATGAGCCAAGCGGTGTTGATGAATTCAAATCCGATCGGCAAAGTGCTTGCGACCAGCCGCATCGAAGCGATGACCGCGCCGGGAGGCATCCAAAATTGCGGCAAAGCGGGGAACTGCCAAGCGGTCTGCCCCAAAGAGATTCCGCTGATGACTTCTTGGGGGCGAGCGAACCGATCCGCAACCATTCACTACGTCAAGAAGTTCTTCGATGGTTGA
- a CDS encoding tRNA-uridine aminocarboxypropyltransferase, which produces MPRPDQIRDRCYTCYRPRGGCFCDLIPRVENQTDVVILQHRRERFHAFNTARIVHKALVRSTLLVDHNKRLAEAAGRLPISNRSGILYPSPDARLLSDLKPEERPHQMFVIDGTWQQAKTLMRDIPMLQELPRFRLNPSEPSRYRIRREPTMTALSTVEATVQALQWLEPDTTGLQQLLAAFETMVDRQLAIPKPEQHWRKNLRRRGAPNPNVPKVLMGDTKRIVVAYGERAPLDLADTASSPNASTPPIFWNAKRLGTDQSLRMVIRNDEDFDENDYRYLNLTPDDFASAVSVTEFRKAWSQFIRADDSLVVYHSRTAQLLAEAGMDVPHCLTLKSVQWQGIRPAGTLEAILQQLGLQASEERTSRGDERLENAIRLVEYLRQANA; this is translated from the coding sequence ATGCCTCGTCCGGATCAGATCCGTGATCGCTGTTACACCTGTTATCGACCTCGTGGCGGTTGTTTTTGCGATTTGATTCCCCGCGTCGAAAACCAGACGGACGTAGTGATCCTCCAACACCGTCGCGAACGTTTTCATGCGTTTAATACGGCTCGAATTGTTCACAAGGCGCTAGTCCGTTCGACTTTGTTAGTCGATCATAATAAAAGACTTGCCGAGGCCGCCGGAAGGCTCCCGATCTCGAATCGTTCCGGCATCCTCTACCCTTCTCCGGATGCCCGCTTGCTCTCGGACCTTAAGCCCGAAGAGCGTCCGCACCAGATGTTTGTGATTGATGGGACCTGGCAGCAGGCCAAAACATTGATGCGTGACATTCCCATGCTTCAGGAATTGCCAAGGTTTCGGTTAAACCCCAGCGAACCGAGCCGTTACCGGATTCGCCGCGAGCCGACGATGACCGCGTTGTCGACGGTGGAAGCAACCGTGCAGGCGCTGCAGTGGCTGGAGCCCGATACGACCGGATTGCAGCAGTTATTGGCCGCTTTTGAAACGATGGTCGATCGCCAATTAGCGATCCCCAAACCGGAGCAGCATTGGCGTAAGAACCTGCGCCGCCGAGGAGCTCCGAACCCGAACGTCCCAAAAGTTTTGATGGGAGATACGAAGCGGATCGTGGTTGCCTATGGTGAACGAGCCCCACTGGATCTAGCGGATACCGCGTCGTCGCCAAACGCATCGACGCCTCCGATCTTCTGGAATGCGAAGCGATTAGGGACGGATCAGTCGCTGCGAATGGTTATTCGAAATGACGAAGACTTCGATGAAAACGATTACCGCTATTTAAACTTAACACCCGACGATTTTGCTTCTGCAGTGTCGGTCACCGAGTTCCGGAAAGCATGGAGCCAGTTCATACGTGCGGACGACTCGTTGGTCGTCTACCATTCGCGAACGGCGCAGTTATTAGCGGAGGCGGGGATGGACGTGCCGCATTGTTTGACGTTGAAATCGGTCCAGTGGCAAGGGATTCGCCCCGCCGGGACTTTGGAGGCCATTCTGCAGCAACTGGGACTCCAGGCCAGCGAAGAAAGGACGTCAAGAGGCGACGAGAGGTTAGAGAACGCAATCCGCTTGGTCGAATATCTCCGTCAAGCAAACGCGTAG
- a CDS encoding phospholipid carrier-dependent glycosyltransferase gives MIIPYKSHLRHWWQTHFPAGIQEQVSVASGWTRPQLGFAWATLVMTALVVLLPNLSYPLIEPDETRYAQIALEMNQSRDWITPTLDGQAYLDKPPLMYWLTAISFQVIGIHETAARIPSMLAALLTILFTFGLGSRIIGRRSAWLGAMSLALCAGFVLAGRFLILDSLLAFWTTLCMLSGYLAVRGQRHRWVWWMIAGMACALGVLTKGPLALVLCAPPLVLSGWLRADHSRARFWHWVAFVLPMVAVCVPWYFAVAKFNPQFVDYFFWEHNFKRFTQGSNHEQPFWFYIPVIFAAMFPASLLLPSVGVFLLSRSRHNRSLRSKDLGFLTCGAVWMLVFFSAASCKLPTYILPAIPLLCLLTGAMLDQTVFRRGASDRITAYLRPFPQRANLILVGSCLLLVCVDGWFGGGLSASGILALTASLAVLIATVKLWNHELAFGQQAWAATVVVATCVTLFVSAVVLPTISTERSVFVETRRIADAVPNAWIVFLGEKSHGALFHLPPQRTTYFSFELEVEFAGFAAQQADFILVTDEQRIEEIKQALAGTHKLSVSPNHEHVYRASRILAAVANVPGTGEVNR, from the coding sequence ATGATCATTCCTTACAAATCACATCTGCGACATTGGTGGCAAACGCACTTTCCTGCCGGGATTCAAGAACAGGTTTCCGTTGCGTCTGGTTGGACGCGTCCACAACTCGGATTCGCCTGGGCGACGTTGGTGATGACGGCGTTGGTCGTGCTGCTGCCAAATTTGTCATATCCGCTGATCGAACCAGACGAAACCCGATACGCACAGATTGCGTTGGAGATGAATCAATCGCGAGATTGGATCACGCCAACGCTGGACGGCCAAGCCTATCTCGACAAGCCACCGTTGATGTACTGGTTGACGGCAATCTCGTTTCAAGTTATTGGCATTCATGAAACGGCGGCCAGAATCCCATCGATGTTGGCGGCCCTGCTGACCATCCTTTTCACCTTTGGTTTGGGAAGCCGAATCATCGGACGAAGATCGGCTTGGCTGGGAGCGATGTCGCTGGCGTTGTGCGCCGGGTTCGTTCTGGCGGGTCGATTCCTAATTCTGGATTCGCTATTAGCGTTCTGGACGACCCTTTGCATGTTGTCCGGATACCTTGCGGTCCGCGGGCAGCGTCATCGCTGGGTGTGGTGGATGATCGCGGGCATGGCCTGTGCCTTGGGCGTGCTTACCAAAGGTCCGCTGGCACTCGTGCTATGCGCGCCGCCGCTGGTTCTCAGTGGCTGGTTACGAGCGGACCACAGCCGAGCGAGGTTTTGGCACTGGGTCGCGTTTGTCCTGCCAATGGTTGCCGTATGTGTCCCCTGGTATTTCGCGGTAGCGAAGTTCAATCCTCAATTCGTCGATTACTTTTTCTGGGAACACAATTTCAAGCGATTCACGCAGGGCTCCAATCACGAACAACCATTTTGGTTCTACATTCCGGTCATCTTTGCCGCGATGTTTCCGGCTTCATTACTGCTGCCGTCGGTGGGAGTGTTTTTGCTAAGCCGCTCTCGGCACAATCGCTCGCTTCGCTCAAAGGATCTCGGGTTCCTAACCTGTGGAGCGGTGTGGATGCTGGTGTTCTTTTCCGCGGCCAGTTGTAAGTTACCAACCTACATCCTGCCGGCGATCCCGCTTTTGTGTTTGCTGACAGGTGCGATGTTGGACCAGACCGTGTTCCGCCGCGGGGCCTCGGACCGAATCACCGCCTACCTGCGGCCTTTCCCTCAACGAGCAAATCTGATTTTGGTTGGTTCGTGTTTGCTGCTGGTGTGTGTGGATGGATGGTTCGGCGGTGGTTTATCAGCCAGCGGCATTTTGGCACTAACCGCGTCGCTTGCCGTACTGATAGCGACCGTGAAACTTTGGAACCATGAATTGGCGTTCGGGCAGCAAGCATGGGCGGCCACAGTCGTTGTTGCCACCTGCGTCACTCTATTCGTGTCGGCGGTCGTGCTACCGACAATTTCGACAGAGAGATCCGTTTTTGTGGAAACCCGCCGGATCGCCGATGCAGTCCCGAACGCGTGGATCGTGTTCTTGGGTGAAAAATCGCACGGTGCCCTGTTTCATTTGCCACCGCAGCGAACCACCTACTTCTCGTTTGAACTGGAAGTGGAGTTTGCCGGATTCGCCGCACAGCAAGCGGATTTTATTCTCGTGACAGATGAACAACGAATTGAAGAGATCAAGCAAGCGCTAGCGGGGACCCACAAGTTATCAGTGTCGCCAAATCACGAACACGTCTATCGGGCGTCGCGCATCCTTGCCGCAGTCGCCAACGTCCCCGGAACCGGCGAGGTGAATCGCTAG
- a CDS encoding Rieske (2Fe-2S) protein yields MPWIKAAKSQDVPVGTGKLVIVDDYLIALFNVDGVFYAIDDACPHQGAPLSDGRVEGCVAICPWHGAEFDVTTGKLLGGPGVRDVQAYAVKTKEDDVLIEVP; encoded by the coding sequence ATGCCTTGGATCAAAGCAGCGAAATCGCAGGATGTTCCGGTAGGAACAGGCAAATTGGTGATCGTGGATGATTACCTGATCGCATTGTTTAATGTTGACGGTGTTTTCTACGCAATCGATGATGCTTGCCCGCATCAGGGGGCGCCGTTGAGTGATGGCCGTGTCGAAGGCTGCGTTGCCATATGTCCTTGGCACGGTGCCGAATTCGATGTCACCACAGGCAAACTTCTCGGCGGACCGGGCGTGCGAGATGTGCAGGCGTACGCGGTCAAGACCAAAGAGGACGACGTGTTGATAGAAGTTCCCTAA
- a CDS encoding LptF/LptG family permease, whose product MLTTIQRRIARDIIVMFCTSLFVITFLVMCIGVLGEAMNQGLGFTGLFRLIPYALPNALSLAVPGTALFSVCCVYGRMSSDNEFTAMQAVGISIMPAVWPAIILTSLLSIATVTLINVAFTWGFHGIQKVVFSSVENIAYGVLRQEHRFQRDQFSLQVLDVDGKNLIEPSITITRTGASPISINARSAVLRYDDLTESIEFSITNGRADVGEQASFTFPDTFTQRIPLNSAADYNLLTANPSHMPMRDLPSASMQQKDAIAKLEHEIAVSVGFNLLVSRPEETFGPTALARNKALNSNRDRLHRLGTEMHRRWASGFTCLAMSMLGIPLAIRMKASDSMTTFGVVFLPTILIYYPIFALTLDLAKDGHLASEGVWIANLLFISASIVLIRKLAYKAA is encoded by the coding sequence ATGTTGACCACCATCCAGCGACGGATCGCTCGTGACATTATCGTCATGTTTTGCACTTCCTTGTTTGTGATCACGTTTTTGGTGATGTGCATCGGGGTTTTGGGAGAGGCGATGAATCAAGGACTGGGCTTCACCGGCCTGTTTCGATTGATTCCGTACGCGCTACCCAACGCGTTGTCTTTAGCGGTACCCGGGACCGCTTTGTTTAGTGTCTGTTGTGTCTACGGACGCATGTCGTCGGACAATGAATTTACCGCGATGCAGGCTGTCGGGATTTCGATAATGCCGGCCGTGTGGCCCGCGATCATCCTCACATCGCTGTTAAGTATCGCGACAGTGACGTTGATCAATGTCGCTTTCACTTGGGGATTCCACGGCATCCAAAAGGTCGTTTTTTCATCGGTTGAAAACATTGCCTACGGTGTCTTACGACAAGAGCATCGCTTTCAACGGGATCAATTTTCATTGCAAGTCCTTGATGTCGACGGCAAAAATCTGATTGAACCGTCGATCACGATTACCCGTACCGGGGCGTCACCGATCTCGATCAACGCACGCAGCGCCGTTTTGCGATACGACGATCTAACCGAGAGCATTGAATTCAGTATCACGAACGGGCGTGCGGATGTTGGTGAACAGGCTTCCTTTACTTTTCCAGATACGTTCACTCAGCGTATCCCATTGAACTCGGCGGCTGATTACAACCTATTAACGGCGAATCCTTCTCACATGCCAATGCGAGATTTACCCAGTGCGTCCATGCAACAAAAAGACGCCATCGCCAAACTTGAACACGAAATCGCGGTAAGCGTTGGATTTAATTTACTGGTGTCCCGTCCGGAGGAGACCTTTGGCCCCACAGCATTGGCGAGAAACAAGGCATTGAATTCGAACCGGGATCGGCTGCATCGCCTGGGTACCGAAATGCACCGTCGCTGGGCCAGCGGATTTACCTGTCTGGCGATGTCGATGCTGGGCATCCCGCTGGCGATCCGCATGAAGGCGTCTGATTCGATGACGACGTTTGGGGTCGTCTTCTTACCGACGATCCTCATCTACTACCCGATCTTCGCGTTGACGTTGGACTTAGCCAAAGACGGCCACCTAGCCTCCGAAGGCGTTTGGATCGCGAATCTACTTTTCATCTCCGCAAGTATCGTGTTGATTCGGAAACTCGCTTACAAAGCTGCGTGA
- a CDS encoding DUF1207 domain-containing protein — translation MPIRMILLGSIFVLSHLDIPLPSVSAGEGLEWENAGMIEASHFRESVMGDTVTVTTSGSDHSAAAGCREWQLLPDGLLWHSYLAAPHEPRISTVILQTNNEGVFWDATLGGRVGLIRYGTAGAVNASGWQWDLEAAAITRLDLLHAEDVESMDYRFGTEITAAEGPWAMKFGYFHISSHVGDEYMIRNPTFQRVNYVTESWIIGGSYLPRDDVRLYGEFANSFRASGGAKRYQFQTGAEYTPIAKVVARGAPFAAINLNFRQAVGWDVSTTVQAGWAFQSARSGRRVRFGLQYGDGPTSQFSFFQRRESYLGGGVWFDY, via the coding sequence ATGCCAATTCGCATGATCCTACTCGGATCGATTTTCGTTCTGTCGCACCTCGACATACCGTTACCTTCGGTTTCGGCAGGGGAGGGACTGGAGTGGGAGAACGCAGGCATGATCGAAGCATCGCATTTTCGCGAATCGGTGATGGGCGATACGGTAACGGTCACGACCTCTGGCAGTGACCACTCTGCCGCGGCAGGGTGTCGCGAGTGGCAGTTGCTTCCCGATGGATTGCTCTGGCATTCCTACCTGGCTGCGCCGCACGAGCCTCGCATATCAACCGTGATCCTTCAAACCAATAACGAAGGAGTTTTTTGGGATGCAACGCTGGGCGGGCGGGTGGGGCTGATTCGCTACGGGACGGCCGGCGCGGTGAATGCGAGCGGATGGCAATGGGATTTGGAAGCGGCCGCGATCACCCGTCTGGATCTACTACACGCCGAAGACGTCGAATCGATGGACTATCGATTCGGTACCGAGATCACTGCGGCCGAAGGTCCGTGGGCGATGAAATTTGGCTACTTCCATATCAGTTCACACGTCGGTGATGAATACATGATCCGCAACCCGACGTTTCAACGCGTCAACTATGTCACCGAATCGTGGATCATCGGTGGAAGCTATCTCCCACGCGACGACGTCCGCTTGTACGGAGAGTTCGCAAATTCATTTCGAGCGTCCGGAGGCGCAAAACGGTACCAATTTCAAACAGGAGCCGAGTACACACCGATCGCCAAAGTCGTCGCTCGCGGTGCTCCGTTTGCGGCGATCAACCTGAACTTTCGTCAAGCGGTCGGCTGGGATGTATCGACGACTGTCCAAGCAGGATGGGCCTTCCAAAGCGCGCGGTCAGGACGCCGCGTTCGATTCGGCCTGCAGTATGGTGATGGTCCCACCAGCCAATTCTCCTTTTTCCAACGCCGCGAATCCTACCTCGGCGGAGGCGTATGGTTTGACTACTAG